Below is a window of Flavobacterium cyclinae DNA.
TAAAGAAACAGTTCCATTAGCAACCCAACCTGAACCACCATTAATCAATCTCGAATTGTAATAATCCAATCCTGCAACCAAACGATTTCTCATGTTTCCGATTTTGAAGTCTCCAATGAAATTTTGTTGGATGTCTGTTGTGTAAAACGTTCCATCAGCTTTAGAAATGAATCTTGTGAATTCGTCGCCATTAGCAGAATCCCATAAATACTGATAGTAACCGTTTGTTTTAGTCGAACTTTTAGATAAAACGGTTTGCGAAGTCCAATTGTTCGAAAGTTTATACAAGGCTTGCATTTGCATGTTGAACGAATTGTTGTTCATAGTCAAATCATTCGAAGTAAAAGATCTCTTGTAGTTTCTATCAAATAATTCCATTGAATCAAATGAAAGAGGGGAGAAACGACTCAAGAAAATCATACTCGCTTTTGCTGAGGTATTTTTGTAAAATTCGGTGTTTACTAAGAAAGTTAATTTATCATTAACCTCATATTTTAAAGACGGCGCTAAAAAGAAAGCATTCGAAAATCCTGCATCTTGGAATGATTCTTCAGTTGTGTATGCTGAATTAATTCGAACCGCAGCTTTTTCATTCAGAGGAAGATTTACATCGGCTGTAACACGATTGCTTCCATAGGTTCCGTTGTTGTAGCTAATTTCTCCACCAAATTGTTGATGTGGTTTTTTAGTTACGACGTTGATTAATCCACCATACGAAATCACGCTACTTCCAAATAAGGTTCCTGATGGACCTTTGATGACTTCGATGTTGTCGATGTTAATTGGGTCGATTGTTGTATTGGTTAAGGATGGTAAACCATTAGTCATCGTTGGCTGAACTGAAAAACCTCGCATGGAGTAATACTCTGCTCCATCACCATTACGACCAGTAGATTCCCAAAGTCTAGTTACACCAGTTGCGTTTTTAAGTGCATCGTTAAAATTCGTAACCACTTGTTCCTTCAAAAGATTGGCTGGAATGGTATTGTACACTTGTGGATTTTCAATATCCTTCAAAGGCATTTTAGAAACTGTGGTACTACTTTCTTTTTTGTACTTGTTTTCTCTTGTGCCTTCAACGGTAACTTCTTTTAAAACTTTTGTTGAATCCGCTTTTTCTTGACTAAATCCTAGTAGCGATGACAACAAAAGCGTTGATAATACTATTTTATTCATTTTATTTAGATTTAATTAAAATAACGATGCAAATCTAAAAAGTTGAAATGGTAATACAAAATTTATTTAGACTTATTTTAAATAAAATTTTTAAGTCATTGGTTTTCAGGTTAAAAACTTTTAAACGTTTAAAATTTTAAACTTTCAACTAAAGTTGTAACTTTGCACTCCAAAATAAATAACAGCCATGTTAGAGAGATTACAATATGTAAAACAACGTTTTGACGAAGTATCCGATTTGATTATTCAGCCGGACGTTATTGCAGATCAAAAGCGTTATGTACAATTAAATAAAGAATACAAAGACTTAAAAGAGCTAGTTGATAAGCGTGATGAGTACATTAACATCGTTGGAAATATCAACGAAGCAAAGGAAATTATAGCCGATGGTTCAGATGCTGAAATGGTAGAAATGGCTAAAATGCAATTGGATGAAGCAAATGAGCGTTTACCTCAATTAGAAGAGGAAATTAAGTTCATGTTGATTCCTAAAGATCCAGAAGACGCGAAAAACGTTATGGTGGAAATCCGTGCGGGTACTGGTGGTGATGAGGCTTCTATCTTTGCAGGTGATTTGTATCGTATGTACACAAAATATTGCGAATCGAAAGGATGGAGAACTTCTTTAGTAGATATGAACGAAGGAACTTCAGGAGGATTTAAAGAAGTAATTTTTGAAGTTACTGGTGAAGATGTTTACGG
It encodes the following:
- a CDS encoding TonB-dependent siderophore receptor codes for the protein MNKIVLSTLLLSSLLGFSQEKADSTKVLKEVTVEGTRENKYKKESSTTVSKMPLKDIENPQVYNTIPANLLKEQVVTNFNDALKNATGVTRLWESTGRNGDGAEYYSMRGFSVQPTMTNGLPSLTNTTIDPINIDNIEVIKGPSGTLFGSSVISYGGLINVVTKKPHQQFGGEISYNNGTYGSNRVTADVNLPLNEKAAVRINSAYTTEESFQDAGFSNAFFLAPSLKYEVNDKLTFLVNTEFYKNTSAKASMIFLSRFSPLSFDSMELFDRNYKRSFTSNDLTMNNNSFNMQMQALYKLSNNWTSQTVLSKSSTKTNGYYQYLWDSANGDEFTRFISKADGTFYTTDIQQNFIGDFKIGNMRNRLVAGLDYYNSRLINGGSGWVANGTVSLVNGTDTGILTQAGTDALLTGIFAGNTEATQEIMSAYVSDVLNITNKLSVMASLRLDYFDGKASQWDAEETKGQVAISPKFGAVYQIVENKVSLFGNYMNGFQNVAPTTVADIDGSNPRTKEFDPEQANQLEVGLKTSLYKDIISASVSYYDIRVKDRVITDPNNINNSIQGGEVESKGVEVSIVANPIKGLNVIAGFSHNDAEVTKESPGDGYLGLRPEEAGPETLVNFWANYTVTEGQLKGFGIGFGGNYASEYKTLNRANTGTFALPDYTVLNSALSYDNDKFNVSLKLNNMLNEKYYSGWSTVTPQRLRSITAGVTYKF